The following proteins come from a genomic window of Anopheles ziemanni chromosome 3, idAnoZiCoDA_A2_x.2, whole genome shotgun sequence:
- the LOC131284451 gene encoding uncharacterized protein LOC131284451, with translation MVDYCNTRPTSSTLAAGAPALPSFRSAKARNHREKSTHHHHKSLGEGGDAGQQARMRTVRLVRPPSHGHRNPPNGTNFGFSIRGGLEYGTGFFISAIERDSEADRQGLKVGDQIIRVNGYQVEDAVHRELAQFIANQERLIMKVRGLGIVPIKERTADPLTWHVVSFGATRDKKDTLLLLEDSVGCGRDLKVILSVAPRTKLGCGICKGPDWKPGIFVQFTKEGGVAREAGLRPGDQILSCNGHSFAEVSFGEAVGIMKSSHVLELVVRPSAGLDLFPGESSGYNSSASSVNGDQSPCWGDQTSKRLSIVREESISHERRRTAAASMGELNRAAGEKTSSAPPPAPPPQPQQQQKEPPTPQQQPKAGGSTTLGQHRKKNTTIIEFSERGTIVNPEAKQSETKTIIVEVHRSASTGSVGAVATGGNAAGAPPVADGLNGSIIPPPPPLFADSFLPVASPGGPGGADVPSSPATMTPPQPSSEPTSIGSSISAANSLSSAISDELRRRAQKKNAPQGADIGLASAATGPAAALTELENRLKEKGTRLRPVTMAISDERHTALMDEFRAVHKRMFKNGFDNAELKKQPSKATNSEQSNVQPVADGMTRKSPKGTMGRVAASEMAKASGDSAELESIESFKLTNPQPPPARPPSYYFCPQATGPPTMKKSQKPIAVTISEYAHSAARLDETKKGTRFDFAQLRSVTEAIVGGGGGGSVPVKDFPSARQVRP, from the exons ATGGTCGACTATTGCAACACCCGGCCAACCTCGTCGACGTTGGCAGCGGGCGCCCCAGCCCTGCCCAGCTTTCGCTCCGCAAAGGCACGCAATCATCGGGAAAAATCGACGCACCATCACCACAAGTCGCTGGGCGAGGGCGGAGACGCGGGCCAGCAGGCACGGATGCGAACGGTACGGCTGGTACGCCCACCGAGTCACGGCCACCGGAACCCACCGAACGGTACGAACTTTGGCTTTTCCATCCGGGGCGGGCTGGAGTACGGGACCGGCTTCTTCATTTCCGCTATCGAGCGCGATTCGGAAGCGGATCGGCAGGGATTAAAG gtGGGCGATCAAATTATTCGGGTCAATGGATACCAGGTGGAGGACGCGGTACATCGCGAGCTGGCCCAGTTTATCGCCAACCAGGAGCGCTTGATCATGAAAGTGAGAGGCCTTGGCATCGTTCCGATAAAGGA ACGTACCGCAGACCCACTGACCTGGCATGTGGTGTCTTTCGGGGCGACGCGGGACAAAAAGGACaccctgctgctgttggaggACAGCGTAGGCTGTGGTCGCGACCTCAAGGTGATCCTCTCGGTGGCACCACGCACCAAGCTGGGCTGCGGGATCTGCAAGGGTCCGGACTGGAAGCCGGGTATCTTCGTGCAGTTCACCAAGGAGGGTGGGGTGGCACGGGAGGCTGGGCTGAGGCCGGGTGATCAGATTCTCTCCTGCAATGGCCACAGCTTCGCCGAGGTGTCGTTCGGCGAGGCGGTAGGGATCATGAAGTCATCGCACGTGCTCGAGCTGGTGGTGCGACCGAGCGCCGGGTTGGACCTCTTTCCCGGCGAGTCCAGCGGGTACAACAGCTCGGCCAGCAGTGTCAATGGCGACCAGAGCCCTTGCTGGGGTGATCAAACGTCGAAGCGGCTGAGCATCGTACGGGAGGAGTCGATTTCGCACGAACGTCGTCGTACGGCGGCCGCTTCCATGGGTGAGCTAAACCGAGCAGCGGGTGAAAAGACATCCTCCGCCCCACCACCAgcgccaccaccacaaccccagcagcagcagaaggagCCACCGACTCCCCAACAGCAACCGAAAGCCGGCGGGTCAACGACGTTGGGTCAGCATCGCAAGAAGAACACCACAATCATCGAATTCTCGGAGCGCGGCACCATCGTGAACCCCGAAGCGAAACAGAGTGAAACGAAAACGATCATTGTCGAGGTGCATCGGAGCGCGTCCACCGGCTCGGTCGGTGCTGTTGCAACCGGCGGCAACGCTGCAGGTGCACCGCCAGTCGCAGACGGTCTGAACGGCTCGATCattcctccaccgccaccccTCTTTGCGGACAGTTTTCTACCCGTCGCTTCACCGGGTGGTCCCGGCGGTGCGGACGTTCCATCTTCCCCGGCAACGATGACCCCACCCCAGCCGTCTTCGGAGCCAACGTCGATTGGCTCGTCCATTTCCGCGGCAAACAGCTTGAGCAGTGCGATATCGGACGAGTTGCGCCGACgggcgcaaaagaaaaacgcccCCCAGGGAGCGGACATCGGTCTCGCATCGGCAGCCACTGGGCCGGCCGCCGCCCTGACGGAGCTGGAGAACCGACTGAAGGAGAAGGGCACCAGACTGCGACCAGTAACGATGGCCATCTCGGACGAGCGTCACACGGCACTGATGGACGAGTTCCGGGCGGTGCACAAGCGTATGTTCAAGAACGGTTTCGATAATGCCGAGCTGAAG AAACAACCATCGAAAGCCACCAACAGTGAGCAGTCGAACGTCCAGCCGGTCGCGGATGGCATGACGAGAAAGTCACCGAAGGGGACGATGGGTCGCGTGGCGGCCTCGGAAATGGCCAAAGCGAGCGGTGACAGTGCCGAGCTGGAGTCGATCGAATCGTTCAAACTCACCAACCCGCAGCCACCGCCGGCACGGCCCCCGTCCTACTACTTCTGTCCGCAGGCGACGGGCCCACCGACGATGAAGAAGTCGCAGAAACCGATCGCTGTCACGATCAGCGAGTACGCCCACAGTGCGGCGCGCTTGGACGAAACCAAAAAGGGGACCCGCTTCGACTTCGCCCAGCTCCGCTCGGTTACGGAAGCGatcgttggtggtggtggtggtggttcggtTCCAGTCAAGGATTTCCCATCCGCACGACAGGTTCGTCCGTGA